The DNA window CCGCTGTTTTCAGACTGGCGTTGCGCGCGGGCGGCAGCATCCAGCCTGGCGGCGGCCAGTCATTGGCGCGGAGCGCAGTTGCTGTGTTGGGTGTTGTTGCCGGACAGTTGGTGCGCCTTGCTGCAGGCGCCGGGCAGGGCTGCGCTGCTGCAGATGGCGACGGCGGCACGACAGGCCGCTAACGAGGCGGTCAATCGCGCACGCGGACGTGGCGGAACGGTGTGGCAGCCGGAAATGGAGGCAACAGCGCTTGCGCTGCATGCCGATCACAGGCAGTTCGCGCGTTCGCTGGTCGCACTGCCATTGCGCGCAGGATTGGCCGATCGGATCGGCGCCTATCCGTATTGGGACGCGGTCTGGTTGCTGCACGATGACGGTGGAGCCGCAGGCGCGATACCTGCGCCAGGTGATCGGCCATGTATGGCAGGTTTGAGCGGCAGCTGATGGTCACCGTCACCGCAGCAGGCTCGAATAGCGCGGAATCGGCAAATGCACCCAGCCTGCTCTGCCTCGCTCCAGGCAGAGCAGTCGTTCGCCATCCGGCAATCAAAACGTCAGCGGATGCTCGGGCAACAACGCCTGCAATTGGCTACGGAACAATGCGCGAATCCGCTGCAATGCAGCCTCGGTGTCGGCTTCGAAACGCAGCACCAGAATCGGCGTGGTGTTGGACGCGCGTACCAGGCCCCAACCGTCGGCGAAATCCGCGCGCAACCCGTCAATCGTCGACAAGCGCGCCGACTCGAACGGTGATTCTTCGCCGGCCTCGGCTCGTTCGACAAAGCGCGCCACCAGCGCGTGCGCATCGCCGTCCACCGGCACCTTGATCTCCGGGGCAGATACACTTTCGGGCAGTGCGTCCAGCACCTCGGAGGGGGTTTGCTCGCGCTGCGCCAGGATTTCCAGCAAACGTGCGGCCGCGTAGATACCATCGTCGAAGCCGTACCAGCGTTCCTTGAAGAAGAAGTGCCCGCTCATCTCGCCCGCCAGTTCGGCATCGGTCTGGCGCATCTTGGATTTGATCAACGAATGCCCGGTCTTCCACATCAACGGGCTGCCGCCGTTGCGCAGCACGTAGTCGTACAACTTGCCGGTGCACTTCACGTCGTAGATCACCAACGCGCCGGGATTGCGTTGCAGCACATCGGCAGCGAACAACATCAGCAGACGGTCCGGAAACACGATGGCACCTTCCCTGGTGACCACGCCCAGACGGTCGGCATCGCCATCGAAGGCCACGCCGATATCGGCATCGAACCGCTTCACCATCTTCACCAGATCGTCGAGGTTGTGCGGCTCGCTTGGGTCGGGGTGGTGGTTGGGGAACGTGCCATCGATCTCGCAGTACAGCGGGACGACCTCGGCACCGATCGCTTCCAGCAGACGCGGCGCGATATCGCCGCCCGCGCCATTGCCGGCATCCACCACGACCTTGATCGGGCGGTCCAGCGATACGTCGCCGACGATGCGCTGGATGTAGGCATCGCTGATGTCGCGCTGTTCCAGTTCGCCGGGCGTGGCGGCGGTGTGCAACCGACCTTCGTTGATGCGCTGGTGCAGTTCGGTGATCTCCGCACCCGACAGGGTCTCGCCGCCGATGACAATCTTGAAGCCGTTGTAGTCGGGCGGATTGTGGCTGCCGGTAACCGCCACGCAGCTGCCGGCGTGCAGTTCGTAGGCGCCGAAATACACCACCGGGGTGGGCGCCAGACCGATGTCGATCACCTTGCAGCCGGCGCGGCGCAGGCCTTCGATCAACCCATTGGCAAGCTCCGCACCCGACAGACGCCCGTCGCGACCGACCACCACATCGCCCAAGCCCTGCGCTTGCATCACGCTGCCGATGGATTGGCCGATCAACGCAGCAATGCCGGGATTGAGGTCTTTGCCGACCACGCCGCGGATGTCGTAGGCGCGAAACATCTCGGTGGCGATCTGCACGGGTGGCACCAGTGCCGGTGCTGCTGGCAGTGCGCGCTCCTCGTCCAGCGCGGGCGCCTCGCTGGCGAGGCTGGCATCGTACTGCAGGCTTTGACTGAATGTGGGCTCGTCGGCGGTCGAGT is part of the Xanthomonas fragariae genome and encodes:
- a CDS encoding phosphomannomutase/phosphoglucomutase: MSKANGRRQSMSSVHTSGPVLGGLLLFAAWFGWNSYAQWREEAVAQNLEKARDRAVQEVSQAMARQASQLDAVLKQPPVIAALANGDALAAASAIRERFKGAEDVQVLPGHLTAAYDNPKDFGYARLSLLESALVAERAQVHVVRDAKQVRLGVAAAVRLGAQPAVAYARLPLLRLTGPLDAIAVPGSAYLALRQGSYNVAQQGNAALADAAETLAKPLGTSGLRVAAAVPQSHNGPLGLGALGCAIVAALLLSIAVLLVLVSRGRVALPRRRVAGDSTADEPTFSQSLQYDASLASEAPALDEERALPAAPALVPPVQIATEMFRAYDIRGVVGKDLNPGIAALIGQSIGSVMQAQGLGDVVVGRDGRLSGAELANGLIEGLRRAGCKVIDIGLAPTPVVYFGAYELHAGSCVAVTGSHNPPDYNGFKIVIGGETLSGAEITELHQRINEGRLHTAATPGELEQRDISDAYIQRIVGDVSLDRPIKVVVDAGNGAGGDIAPRLLEAIGAEVVPLYCEIDGTFPNHHPDPSEPHNLDDLVKMVKRFDADIGVAFDGDADRLGVVTREGAIVFPDRLLMLFAADVLQRNPGALVIYDVKCTGKLYDYVLRNGGSPLMWKTGHSLIKSKMRQTDAELAGEMSGHFFFKERWYGFDDGIYAAARLLEILAQREQTPSEVLDALPESVSAPEIKVPVDGDAHALVARFVERAEAGEESPFESARLSTIDGLRADFADGWGLVRASNTTPILVLRFEADTEAALQRIRALFRSQLQALLPEHPLTF